The genomic DNA TGCCACTCACCCACCAGTAACGCTGGCGGATGTTCGCCGACGTGGTCGTCTTGTTGACGATGGTGACTTCGGCCGGGTCTTTCAGGTAGGTCTGGGCGATGCGACGGATGGCCGGCGGCATGGTGGCCGAGAACAGCGCGACCTGGCGCTTTTCCGGCAGCTTCTTGAGCACGGCTTCGACATCGTCGATGAAGCCCATGCGCAGCATCTCATCGGCTTCGTCCAGTACCAGCGTCTTCAGCTCGGACAGGTCCAGCGTGCCGCGGTTCAGATGGTCGATGACGCGGCCGGGGGTACCCACCACGATATGTACGCCACGGCGCAGCGCCGACAGCTGGGTGGCATACGGCTGGCCGCCGTAGACCGGCAGCACGCGGAAACCGGGGATCTTCGAGGAATAGGTCTGGAACGCCTCGGCGACCTGGATGGCCAGCTCGCGGGTCGGCGCCAGCACCAGTGCCTGCGGCTTGGTCTGCTGCAGGTCGATGTTGGACAGCACCGGCAGCGCGAACGCTGCGGTCTTACCGGTACCGGTCTGGGCCTGGCCGAGCACATCGCGGCCTTCCAGCATGGCCGGAATGGTGGCAGCCTGGATCGGCGAGGGGGTTTCGTAACCGACGGCGGCAACCGCCTGCATCACGGGCTCGGAAAGGCCGAGCTGCGCGAACTGCATCGGCGCTTGGGTATCTTGGGACATGGGGAACTCCGAAGGCACTGCCACGAACGTGGCAGGCGAAAAAAGGGGGGTATTGTGCGCTTAGGGCGCCCTTCTGACGCGTGCCCCGGCGCTTTTTCGAGTGCATAGGATACAGCACGCTGGATGAACCGGGGGATTGCCGCCATTCATCCGAGGCTGGCGCAACCGCAAGGGGTCATGGACCGTCCCTGCTGATCACCGCACAATGCGCATCATCTTACACGGAAGCCCCCCATGCAGACCCTAGAGTTCGACCTTGACGGTGAGTACGTCGAGCTGAAACAGCTGCTCAAGCTGACCGACCTGGTCAGCAGCGGCGGCGAAGCCAAGATGGCCATCAGCGAGGGCCGCGTACTGGTCGACGGCGAAGTCGAGCTGCGCAAGGCCTGCAAGATCCGCGCGGGCCAGCAGGTCGATTTCGATGACACCGTGATCCGGGTGCTGGCCCTGCCGGAAGAAGACTGAGACCGCGCTAGGCTCCCTGCCCGGCCACTGGCTGGGTGAGGTGGCTGGCGATGAGCTGGCGGAAGGGGCGTACACCCTGCGCAAGCCGCAGACCGGCCGCCCGCAGCAGACGCGCCGGCGCGCGATCATCGGTGTACACGCTGGCAATCGCATTGGTGGCTTCGTACAGCGGCCGCGAGGCGCGTCGGTGTCCGCGCTGGTAGCGGGCCAGGCTCCCCGCATCGGCAATGTCGGCACCGCGCGCATACTGATCCGAGATCAGGTCGGCCAACCGCTGTTGGCTGGCCAGCCCCAGGTTGAATCCGTGCGCGGTGACCGGGTGCATGCCCACCGCCGCATCGCCGATCAACGCCGCGCCTGGAGCGACGAACCGCTCGGCGTAGACGCCCACCAAAGGGTATGCCTGCGGCGTCGCCACGGGCTGCATGCGGCCCAGGCGATGCGCGAAGAAACGGCTGATCGCATCGCCCAGTGCATCCTCGTGCAATGCGAGCAGCCCTTCTACCTGCTGGGGCGGCAGCGTGATCACCGCCGAGGCCAGTCCGTCGTTGAGCGGCAACAAGGCCAGGGTGCGCCCATAACCGAACCATTCCCACGCCGTCTGCCGGTGATCGCGCTCGAGCTGCACCCGGCACACCAGCATCGATTTGCCGAAGTCGCGCACGCGGGCACCGATGCCGAGCAGTCGGCGGGTAGCGGAAAAGCGGCTGTCGGCGGCAACCAGCAGTCGCGCGTGCAGGCAGCTGCCATCGTCAAGCTGCACCACATGGCCTGCGTCGTCATTCTGCACGCCTTGGACCCGGCGGCCGTCCAGCAGCTGCAGGCCGGGCTGCCCTTGCACGGCATTCCAGGCGGCACGGCGGATCAGATGATTGGGCACCAGCCAGCCCAGCGGGCCATCGGCCGGCCGGTCACGCGCGAACGTGAGCGCAAAAGGGGACACCCCGTCCATGACGCGGGCATCGTGCAGCTCGGAAATTTCGGCGGGAGGCAGCCGCTCCCACACCTGCAGGCGTTGCAGGATCTGCCGGGATGCGTGGGTAAGCGCGATTTCGCGCCCGTCGAACGGCGCATCGGCCAACTGCTGCCGGGATTGCGGTTCCACCAATGCGACCCGCAGGCCGCTGCCAGCCAGAGACCGTGCGAAACACAATCCGGCAGGGCCCGCCCCCACCACCACCACATCGGTCACCTGCATCGCTGTGCTTCCCGGCTGTTTGTCGGCCCCAGCATAGCGGCGACTGCCCGGCGCGGCCCTTGATCTGGATCAGGCCGGGCAGCGCGGATTCACAGCAACGCCTTGAGCAGCATGAACACGCCGGCCATGGAGACCACCCACGCCAGACTGCGCACATAGGGCACGCCTGCTGCATACAGCGGCAGGTAGACCAATCGCGCCCAGAAATACAGCTGCACCGCGAGCGCCGTGCTGCCGTCCTGCCGGCCGGCCACCACGACCGCCAACGCAGCGGCAGCGAAGATCGGGAAGGTCTCGAAGAAGTTGGCCTGCGCGCGTTGCAGGCGACCCGCCACGAGACCCGGCGGTGGTGGCGCACCATCGCGCGCGGAGGCGTTCCACTTCTGCCCCCGTTCCCGCGTGACCGCTGCGACGGCGAGCAGCACGTAACCGATACCCAGCAGGCCGGACCAGGCCAGCATCTGCAGCTCAATGGACAGGGGCATGGCTCAGGTTCCCGGCGAACGGACGCTGTAACCGGCCAGGCGCCAGACCTTGTCTTCATCAAGGCGGAAGCTGACCAGCTCACGCACCGGCTGCGGACTGTTGGCGAAGCGCGTCGGGTAGGTCACGTTGAGGTACAGGCCTTCGGGAACGGCCGCCCCTGCGTTGAACCGCACCCGGCTGATGCTCGGCTGGCCACGACCCACCAGGGCGCCCAGTCGAGCGCGATCCGCGCTGACCTGTTTGGTGAACGCATCACGCGTAACCGCCTTGCGTGCTACGGCCGATGCGCCGTCCCACAGCTGCGCCGTCTGGCCGCCGTCCACAAGCCGGGCCGCCTGCAGCGCCGCCGCACTCATCTCGGCATTCTGCTTTTCAAGCTGCGCCTGCTGGGCCGGCGTGAGCTGCTGGGCCGGTGCAGCCGGTGCCGTGGCGGCGGCCGGGCGCGCGCCCGCTGCAGCCGGGGCTGCGGCAGGCCGTGCAGTGGACGGCTGGGCGGCCTGAGGCTGCTGAGCGACCGCCGCGACGGGCAGCAGCAGGGACAGAAAGATCAACGATCGCTTCATCGGAACCGCCGGTTCAGGGTAGATGCCCGCAGTCTACGCCACCCACCGCCCCGCGCTTCAAGCCGCCGGTTCGGCCGAAGCGGGCGGCATCTGCTCGGCGGTCGGCGCCGCCTCGTCTCGTCCATCATCCGCAGCTCCCTGCTGCGACGGCGAGACACCCGGTGCGGGCGGCAGGGTCGCCACGTCTATCTCCGACAGCGGGCTGTCCGAGGGGCATACCTCATCGGGGAATCCATAGTCTTTCTTCAGCGACTGCCCGCAGGCATTGACGGCTTCCAATTCGGCGCCTTCGCGTTTGCACTGCTGGTCGAAGGCCACCAGGAACGCATCCTTGCGGCGCACGAAATCATCGCCGCAGGCGCGCATCTGCTTGATGCGCTCCAGATCGTCCTGCACCGCGTTGGTGCCGTCCAGGCCATATTGCCGCAGCTCGTCCGCCGTCAGCACCCGCAGGCTGCGGTTGGGCACCGTCATCATCAGGTCGGCCACGCCCACCGCAACGCCGTTGCGCTGCAGGTAATCCTTGACGTTGTCATAGACCTCATGCAGCTCGCGGTTGAGTTCCGCACGCGACGTGGCCTTCGAGCTGATCCGCATCATGCGGTGGATGCCCACCTTGCCCAGCACCAGGCGATTGTCGCCCGCCGCCAGGACGAACACGCAGGCGCTGTGGCAGATGGAGGCCTCACGCACCCAGATGGTCCAGTTCGACTCGCCGATGCTGTCACCGGCGACGATGGCCGATTCAACCTGTCCACCACTGGAGTCCAGGTCGAGGATGCGCTTGTGGATGCCCAGCCCGTCGGCCACCACGGCCAGCCGCCAGACCAGCTCGGAAAAGCCCGGATTGATCTTGCCGCTGTATCGCACACGCGCCAGGCCGCGCTCGGCGCACGGCTGCAGTGCCTGCTCGATCTGCACACGCTCCAGGCCCGCCAGCTCCTCGCCGTCCCCGGGCTCGGCCGCGTAGTCGGTCGTGCAGCTGATCCATGCCCTGCCGTTTTCCAGCGCTGCCGCCGGCCACGGGCGATCGGCGCGGCCCACAGGCGGCGACGCGGGTGGCGGCGCGTCGGCCACGTTGATGGACACCATGTGGTCGCCGTCGGCACTGGGAGCACGCGTGGCGGCCTCGTTGGCCGTCACGTTGCCGGGATTCTCAAGCTGGCTGCACGAGGCCAAGGCCAGGCACAGCAGGGGCGACCACCATTTGAGCAACATGTACCATCGAACCGGTCGGAAACACACGCCCAGTCTAGGGCCTGCACAGCAGATGGCTGCAACCGCCGCTGAACCTGACCGGCTGCGTCAGGGGGCCGATGCATTGGTGTCCGAAAATGGCGAGCCCGGACACGCCGGCCGGCCTAGACTGATCGCATGACATCCTCTGCCGCTCTGGACACTGCAAGCTGCGAACGTGCGCGACTGGCCCGCGATGCGCGTTTCGACGGGCTGTTTTTCACGGCCGTCCGCAGCACCGGCATCTATTGCCGCCCGGTGTGCCCGGCGCCGGCGCCGAAGCCGTCCAACGTGACCTACTACGCCAACGCGGCCGCTGCCGCTGCGGCCGGCTATCGGCCCTGCCTGCGCTGCCGGCCGGAGCTGTCACCCGCGGCGCAGCAGCGGATCGACGAGGACGCCGTGCGGCGGGCGCTCGATCTGATCCATGACGGCTTCCTGCAGGGCGCAACGGTGGCCGCGCTGTCCGCGCGGGTGGGTGTCAGCGCGCGGCAGCTGCAGCGGCTGTTCGTCGCTGCGTTGGGCGTGACGCCGCAGCAACTGCATGCCAACCAGCGCCTGCTGCAGGCCAAGCAGCTGCTGACCGAGACGCGCCTGCCGGTGACCGATGTGGCGTTGGCCGCCGGTTTCAACAGCCTGCGGCGGTTCAATGATGCGTTTCTGGGTGGCTGCGGCATGCCGCCCACCAGCATCCGCCGCCTGCCTGCCCCCGCCTCCAGTGCGGGCGATGCCGTGCAACTGCGCCTGGGATATCGGCCTCCATTGGATTTCGGCCTGATGCTGCGGTTCCTGCAGCGCCGGATGATTCCCGGGATTGAACGCATCGACGACGACGGCTACCAGCGGGTGATCGGCCCTGCGCAGCGCCCTGCCCTGCTGCAGGTCAGCGCGTCGCCCGGGCGCAACGAACTCGTGCTGCGGCTTGAGCGCATCGATCCGCGACAGATTCCGGCCGTGGTCCGCCGCGTACGCCATATGTTCGACCTGGATGCCGATCTGCATCAGGTCCACGCGGCGCTGCAGGCAGAGCCCCTGCTTGCACAGGGCATCGCGCAGCGTCCGGGGTTGCGCGTTCCCGGCGGCTGGGAAGGGTTTGAAGTGGCGGTGCGCGCGGTGCTCGGCCAGCAGGTCAGCGTCGCCGCGGCAACCACGCTGGCGCGTCGGCTGGTGCACGCCCATGGGCACCCGCTGGACGGCATGCCCGACGGATTGGATCGCTTGTTTCCAGAACCCGCACGACTGGCCGATGCGCCGCTGGAGGCCATCGGCCTGCCACGTACCCGTGCATCGACACTGCGTTCGCTGGCCCGTGCCTGCGCCGAGGGTCAGCTCGACTTCGGTGCAGGGCAACGGCTTGAGGATTTCGTCCAGCGTTGCATCGCCCTGCCCGGCATCGGTCCGTGGACGGCGCAGTACATTGCGCTGCGCGCGCTGGGCCAGCCTGATGCGTTTCCCGCCGGTGACCTGGTGCTGCAGCAGATGCTGGGCACGCCCGAAAAGCGACTGACCGAACGCCAGACCGAGCAACGGTCGCAGCCGTGGCGGCCCTGGCGCGCCTATGCCGTGCTGCACCTCTGGCACCTCTCTCCTCCTTTCCGTGGAGCTCCGTCATGACCCTTCATTACGATCGCTTCGATTCGCCGATCGGTGAGCTCACCGTGGCCGGCGACGCGCACGGCATCGCCCATGTTCTTTTCCCTGAGAACCGCCATCCGCCGAAGGGCCGCGAGCACTGGCAGTACCAGCCAGCGACGGTGCGCGAGGCGCGCATGCAGCTGCTCCAGTACCTGCAGGGCGAGCGCTCGGCCTTTACCTTGCCACTGGCCCCCCGCGGCACGCCGTTCCAACTGCGCGTGTGGCACGCATTGGCGACGATTCCGTTCGGGCAGACCTGGAGCTACCTGCAACTGGCGACCGCGCTGGGCCAGCCCAGTGCAACGCGCGCCGTGGGCGCGGCGAACGGCCGCAATCCGCTGCCGATCGTGCTGCCCTGCCATCGGGTGATCGGCCGCGACGGCTCATTGACCGGGTTCGCCGGTGGACTGCAGACCAAGGCCGCGCTGCTGCGGCTGGAACAAGGGGCAGGCGCGTTGTTCGACCCCCCATGACCTTTGGTGTCTTGGGTACGTCATTGCGGCTGCCTACAATGGCGCGATGACCTATCGACGCCTTGCCTGGGCGCTGGCCGCGATCCTGCCGCTGGCTGCCTGCACCACCCCAGTTGCCCGCCCCGGTTCCGGTGTCGCCGCCGCGCCTGTCGCCGCGCCTGCACCCAAGCTGCTTCTGATCTCCATCGACGGCCTGCGCGCCGATGCGCTGGACCGTGGCATCACGCCGAACCTGCAGCGCATCATCGACAGCGGCGTGCGCGCGAAATGGATGAATCCATCGTATCCGTCGCTGACCTTTCCCAACCATTACACACTGGTCACCGGCCTGCGCCCGGACAAGCACGGCATCATCCACAACAGCATGGACGATGGGCAACTGGGCCCTTTCAAACTGAGCGACCGCGACACGGTCACCAAGCCGGCATGGTGGGGTGGCGAGCCGATCTGGGTCAGTGCCGAACAGGCCGGCGTGCGCACCGCAACGTGGTCGTGGCCGGGCAGCGAAGCCGAGGTAAAGGGCGTGCGTCCCAGCCAGTGGCGCCAGTATGACGAGCGTGTCCCATTTGAACGCCGCGCTTCCGATGTGCTGGCGTGGCTGCAGCAGGCCGGTTCCGATGCGCCACGACTGGTCACGCTGTATCTGGAAGGCGTGGACAAGGCCGGGCACCACGATGGTCCACAGTCGGCCGAGTACACCGCGGCCATCCAGCGCGCGGATGCGGTGATCGGCCAGGTACTGGATGGACTGCAGCGGGGCGGTCTCGACGCCACCACCAACGTGGTGCTGGTGTCCGACCACGGTATGGCGTCGGTGCCGGAGGGTCACGTCATCGCGACCGAAGACATGGCGGATCCGGCAATCGCGCGCAACATCAGCGTGGGCCAGTCGGTCGGCTTCGAGCCCATGCCGGGCCAGCGCGCCGCGGCCGAACGCGTGCTGCTGGGGCGCCACACGCAGTACACGTGCTGGAAGAAGGGCGACCTGCCTGCCCGATGGCACTACGGCAGCAACCCACGCATCCCTGCCATCGTGTGCCAGATGGATGAGGGCTGGGATGCGCTGGCCCGTGCGACGATCGCCAAGCGTCCCCAGCAGGACCGTGGATCGCATGGCTATGACAACGCGTTGCCGTCGATGCGCGCGGTGTTCATTGCGCGTGGGCCGTCGTTCAAGCAGGGTGTGGTGATCGATGACTTCGACAATGTCGACCTGTATCCCCTGCTGGCGCGCCTGCTGCAGGTGCCGGCCGCGCCGAACGACGGTGACCCGCAGACGTTGCTGAAGACCTTGCGCTAGCGGGTGGGGTGCCGGGCTGCGCCCGGCGCCCGCAGAAGCGAGCAGCAACAGCAACAGCAACAGCAACGGCTGCAGGGCCGTGGGTGGGTGGAGCGGGGTGAGTTGGCGGGGGACGGCAAGAGCCGCATCCCTGCGGGCCTCGTTTCGCGCCATCCATGGCGCTCAACGCCCCCGCCAACCCACCCCGCCCCACCTTCGACAGGTCCATGGTGGCCATGGGACCTGCGGGCATCGGTAGCGCCGACCCATGGTCGGCGAGCGCAGCGGGCTGTTGGCGGGAACATTCCGCCGACCATGGGTCGGCGCTACCGCAGATCTCGTTGAAACGTCTGGTGGAGGGAGCCCCTGAGTCAGGGGCGGCCGCGAAGCGGCGGGGTATGGGTGCTGGTGAGACGGGGCCC from Stenotrophomonas sp. 169 includes the following:
- a CDS encoding RNA-binding S4 domain-containing protein, with the protein product MQTLEFDLDGEYVELKQLLKLTDLVSSGGEAKMAISEGRVLVDGEVELRKACKIRAGQQVDFDDTVIRVLALPEED
- the ubiM gene encoding 5-demethoxyubiquinol-8 5-hydroxylase UbiM, which encodes MQVTDVVVVGAGPAGLCFARSLAGSGLRVALVEPQSRQQLADAPFDGREIALTHASRQILQRLQVWERLPPAEISELHDARVMDGVSPFALTFARDRPADGPLGWLVPNHLIRRAAWNAVQGQPGLQLLDGRRVQGVQNDDAGHVVQLDDGSCLHARLLVAADSRFSATRRLLGIGARVRDFGKSMLVCRVQLERDHRQTAWEWFGYGRTLALLPLNDGLASAVITLPPQQVEGLLALHEDALGDAISRFFAHRLGRMQPVATPQAYPLVGVYAERFVAPGAALIGDAAVGMHPVTAHGFNLGLASQQRLADLISDQYARGADIADAGSLARYQRGHRRASRPLYEATNAIASVYTDDRAPARLLRAAGLRLAQGVRPFRQLIASHLTQPVAGQGA
- a CDS encoding MAPEG family protein — translated: MSIELQMLAWSGLLGIGYVLLAVAAVTRERGQKWNASARDGAPPPPGLVAGRLQRAQANFFETFPIFAAAALAVVVAGRQDGSTALAVQLYFWARLVYLPLYAAGVPYVRSLAWVVSMAGVFMLLKALL
- a CDS encoding DUF4019 domain-containing protein, producing MKRSLIFLSLLLPVAAVAQQPQAAQPSTARPAAAPAAAGARPAAATAPAAPAQQLTPAQQAQLEKQNAEMSAAALQAARLVDGGQTAQLWDGASAVARKAVTRDAFTKQVSADRARLGALVGRGQPSISRVRFNAGAAVPEGLYLNVTYPTRFANSPQPVRELVSFRLDEDKVWRLAGYSVRSPGT
- a CDS encoding DNA-3-methyladenine glycosylase 2, translated to MTSSAALDTASCERARLARDARFDGLFFTAVRSTGIYCRPVCPAPAPKPSNVTYYANAAAAAAAGYRPCLRCRPELSPAAQQRIDEDAVRRALDLIHDGFLQGATVAALSARVGVSARQLQRLFVAALGVTPQQLHANQRLLQAKQLLTETRLPVTDVALAAGFNSLRRFNDAFLGGCGMPPTSIRRLPAPASSAGDAVQLRLGYRPPLDFGLMLRFLQRRMIPGIERIDDDGYQRVIGPAQRPALLQVSASPGRNELVLRLERIDPRQIPAVVRRVRHMFDLDADLHQVHAALQAEPLLAQGIAQRPGLRVPGGWEGFEVAVRAVLGQQVSVAAATTLARRLVHAHGHPLDGMPDGLDRLFPEPARLADAPLEAIGLPRTRASTLRSLARACAEGQLDFGAGQRLEDFVQRCIALPGIGPWTAQYIALRALGQPDAFPAGDLVLQQMLGTPEKRLTERQTEQRSQPWRPWRAYAVLHLWHLSPPFRGAPS
- a CDS encoding methylated-DNA--[protein]-cysteine S-methyltransferase, with product MTLHYDRFDSPIGELTVAGDAHGIAHVLFPENRHPPKGREHWQYQPATVREARMQLLQYLQGERSAFTLPLAPRGTPFQLRVWHALATIPFGQTWSYLQLATALGQPSATRAVGAANGRNPLPIVLPCHRVIGRDGSLTGFAGGLQTKAALLRLEQGAGALFDPP
- a CDS encoding ectonucleotide pyrophosphatase/phosphodiesterase, yielding MTYRRLAWALAAILPLAACTTPVARPGSGVAAAPVAAPAPKLLLISIDGLRADALDRGITPNLQRIIDSGVRAKWMNPSYPSLTFPNHYTLVTGLRPDKHGIIHNSMDDGQLGPFKLSDRDTVTKPAWWGGEPIWVSAEQAGVRTATWSWPGSEAEVKGVRPSQWRQYDERVPFERRASDVLAWLQQAGSDAPRLVTLYLEGVDKAGHHDGPQSAEYTAAIQRADAVIGQVLDGLQRGGLDATTNVVLVSDHGMASVPEGHVIATEDMADPAIARNISVGQSVGFEPMPGQRAAAERVLLGRHTQYTCWKKGDLPARWHYGSNPRIPAIVCQMDEGWDALARATIAKRPQQDRGSHGYDNALPSMRAVFIARGPSFKQGVVIDDFDNVDLYPLLARLLQVPAAPNDGDPQTLLKTLR